The following are encoded together in the Bacillus cereus group sp. RP43 genome:
- a CDS encoding TetR/AcrR family transcriptional regulator, whose translation MAIDRKRSIIEAATKSFSAFGYKATTMDQVAKLANVGKGTIYTFFKNKEELFGEIISNLITEMKQVAKDAIRSDISFFENVHRALYSILEFRKEHQLMIKLIQEERDMGTKEVQEVMQQVDVEIVSVIQSYLEIAIEKGEISKCDPEITAFIMLRLYVSLIFDWEKNHEPLEKEKISELFELYLLKGLSN comes from the coding sequence GTGGCAATAGATCGAAAACGTTCTATTATTGAAGCTGCAACAAAGTCTTTTTCAGCGTTCGGTTATAAGGCGACGACGATGGATCAAGTTGCGAAGTTAGCGAATGTAGGAAAAGGAACAATTTATACTTTTTTCAAAAATAAAGAAGAACTATTTGGCGAAATTATTTCTAATTTAATTACAGAAATGAAGCAAGTCGCAAAAGACGCAATTCGTTCAGATATTTCATTTTTTGAAAATGTACATAGAGCATTATATAGCATCTTAGAATTTAGAAAAGAACATCAGCTCATGATTAAATTAATTCAAGAAGAGCGCGATATGGGAACGAAAGAAGTACAAGAAGTGATGCAACAAGTAGATGTGGAAATCGTTTCTGTCATTCAATCTTATTTAGAGATTGCAATTGAAAAAGGTGAAATTAGCAAATGTGATCCAGAAATTACAGCGTTTATTATGCTTCGCCTATACGTATCGCTTATTTTTGATTGGGAAAAAAATCATGAACCGTTAGAAAAAGAGAAAATATCGGAATTATTCGAACTTTATTTACTAAAAGGATTGTCAAATTAA